In Corylus avellana chromosome ca8, CavTom2PMs-1.0, the genomic stretch GACTAATACTGTTGAGCTTCCAACACTGAGATTGGTAAGCTCTGCATTATTATATACGCAAGACCATGGATCATAtccttattttaaaatttcatttttgtgctGTGGAAAGCTTGTCCAACAATGATCTTCTTATACTATTAACACTTGCCATCTCAACAATTTTGGACCTCATAAATCTAGATATGATGGACAATTAGAAGTATTAAGTGCTCTCCCACTCAAAGCACCTtcatttaaaaagaatatttgtttttattttacagaATGACAAGGAGTCTCATAGCAGGAAGGTTAGTGCATATAGTGGTGGATCTAGAAGCCCACATTATGAGAAAAGACACGAGCGGCGTCATAGTGAAAGATCTAGTCCTGTTCGAAGAAGTGTGGATGGAAGTGTCAAATATTATTATGATGAAAGAAGAAGTCCTCGATATGCCCAAGAAAATTCAAGATATGGAGTTCCAAAGAGAAGTTCTGCCCGCTTTGAGGTTGTTGATGACAGGTTTCGAGATCATGAGCATGGAAGCCGTAGGTTCTCAAATACAGAATCCAAGCCAGGAATCAGGTTACCTGACTCTCAAAAGAACATGGATAGGTCCCATTCCCCAGTGGTACGCACTGTTAGAGATATTTTAGGAGACAATATTACTCCTCTACAGGTAGACGAACTTTCTAAAGCAACTGATGGTCCTGCCCATAATCAGGTGTATAATTGCTATGCTAAACTAAAAATTTGGTTTTTGTATaaatagttcttttttttttaaatttttttttttttttcctttagacttatttcttaatgatgttCTCTTCCTTTGGCCTGTTTTTGTTGTGTGTTCTCTTTCATTCAAGAACATAATTATGCTTTTTTAACTGCCTTCATCTGCCATGTATTGCTTAAGGAACCGTATAAAGGTAGTCTATTCCAGGGAAGCTACCTCCACAGAAATTCTACCCGGAGAGTATTCCACCAGTggaattatgtttttttggatgaataagctTCATTGAAACCAACAAACGAATATACACACCTGACTTAACTGGTACTCTAACtacacaaaacatcaaataaactCCCCCGCTACTTACTGTGCACCTCAAACTAcctcacaaaaaaaacaaaactcacaaaaccaACTCAGTATACCTCCTATCTACGAAATGACAAACCATCTGAAGAAAAACACCAAACACCAACCCAACTTAGTGGTAAGCACCTTCTCAGACACTCCCCAATGACAGTAGAGGTCCATGTTTGTAGCTGTATTAACAAATTTCGAGAACCTGTATTTCAAGTCCTTACCTCCCAATCAATCCTTTTAAGAATTTGTTCCTCAGAATTCAACTTATTACCATGACGAATATCATTCCTGTGATTCCAAATATTGTAGTAAGCAGCCCCAAGAGCTAACTTGCAAACCACATCTTGGAACGAAGCACCTTGAAGCTCAGCAATTCCCAAAGTCACAACTTCATCCCACTCAACCCGAATTTTACCCACAGCACATTTACACATAATAGACCTCCAAATTCTTTGGCTGAAGCTGCAGCAAAAAAATAAACGATCCCTTCCTTCAATGCAGCCCCTACATAAAGCGTATAAAACATCCGCTTTGTAACCCCTCGCCAGTAGTCTTTCACCAGTAGAGAGAGCATTCCTTAGAGGTAGCCAAAGAATAAACCCGTGTCTAGGAATCGCATATGAAAACCAGTGGAATTATAGTTCAGTCTTTTACTTGAGTGCAGTCTCTCTACTTAATCTCTCTTCTGAAAGAAATATTGATCATTATGTAACTCCGTGTCGAACTTACTTATGTTCAGTATTTATATTTTCCCTTGGTGTTGACTCCATAGTGTATTGTTTGACTATCAGTTAGTCTATTACAGAATGACTTTTCCAGTGCATGGGTTCTGATTACCGCTTTTTTTGAGCTTTGCAGATTGAATTTGTTATTCCATTAGCTATGGAGTCTAATCTGTATATTTTTGACCTTCCTAATCCAATATACACTTATTCTTCAAGAGTTTCTCATTGCAGAAAATCGCATCTTGCGGTGACCAGGGTTCCACTGATAGGAGTCCAGCAGAACATAAAAGCAGATACTCGGGAAGCTTGATTGATTTTAACCCTGATTCTAAGCCCCTTGATGCTGAAAGCATACCACAGACACAGCAGGTGCCTCACTCAGATAACAGTGGCTACTGGGCCTCATTTGAACATCCTGCAATGGAGAAGGTGCAAGCTCCAAGTGAAAATACTTTGGAATCTTTATTATTCGAATTGTCAGTACCCTCAGTTGTACCTGCTAGTAGCAACATGTCTGAACGACCTAATAATGATGCACTATCACCAGCAACAGGAGGCAACATCCCTGCAGGTGGTTTTTCGCTGGCTGCCAGTGTGCAGCAGATGCCCACTAGTGCCAGTGGTTCTACAACTGTATCGACTTCTAACAATATGGCATTAGTTCCTTCTGATGGAGGTACAAGCTTCAGATAGTAGTATTGGTGACTCTGCTATTAAAATTCCTGACAAACAAGAACTATCAAACATGCAGCAATGTCATCCTAATGCATCCCCCATTGCAGATTGTACCCCTATCATGCAGCAGATGAGTCCAACTTTTGGAACTCCGAGTTATCAGGTGAGACACATGATGAGGCCTTTTCTATACTTTCAATATTCATGGTCAAATCTAATGTAGGCACATATCAAAGACCAGCAAACTAACATGAAATCGTGTAAGATGGTTGAATTTTACAGTAGAGAAACTTTAGTATTGGCTGGTAATGACAAAGAATGTTTAATATTTACAAGTTGAATCAttattgctttttctttttctggataAAATTTGTTCCTTTTCATCTCCAGCCATGGATTTCCTCAACTCTACCTAATAGACAAGGGCCTTTGAGTGCTTCTGCTGAACAATCTTCTCAAGCTCTCTCAAAATCAGATCAAGGCACCAGTTCTGGAGTTGGAGCTGAACCTCTTTCAGTGGAAACCAAGCCTAGTGGAAGAAAGGAACTTCCTGCAGTAATAGCATTTTCTCAATACTATTCAattttccatcaattttttttttttatgatatatatagtaactttttttttgtaggaccTTTTTACTGCAAGCTACTCAACGGGCACTGCACCAGTTCCAGGTTGGCAAAATGGTTATCCATATGGCATGGGATTCAACATGCAGTATTATTCTAATGCAATGGTACGCTAAGAACCAAGATAATCAACTTGAATAAATCTGTACTAATATATGCTGGCTGTTGATTTGctaatatggattttttttcacAGCCTGTGCCAACATTTCCCAACTCAGCAAGATCGGCAAACCCATTTGACCTTAATGATGAAAGAACTCAAGTGCAGGCTCCACCAGTATGCACAACATTCCAACTGATTCTGTGTAGTAGGATCActgtttatatttttctttatccaAGCGTTTTCTTGGACATTTTAACACCTTCTTAAAGTATAAACTGTGCTCCTTCTATGAATGGTTATATTATCTTGTATCTGTTGTCAGCTAAGAATTAATGGAGTAGAGGAGCAAAAAGGTAGAGCAAGAAGTATGTCTGGGAAATCAAGGACTTATATGCAAATTCAGATACCTATAATATATGCACTAAATAACAAATCTTGATTATTCCTAATATAAGCAGACATACATTCTTATCTCATATTCGTGTGCTGAAGGTGATTTGACTGCAATAAGATTCTCCAGTAGTCATATAGTGTCTCACGAAATATTTGTTATTCATATTCTTGAGAATCCGTTCACCACTTAAAAAGCATGACACTTGAATATTAAAACGAGGAGACATATGGCTGTGCTGATATAACTATTTTGGTTTAACATAAATATGTATATGACAGCTTTGAGGCTAGATCACATGCATATTTTATGCTGAGGCGTATGGTATCTTCAATGAAAATTAGCTACACAGGCTCTTTCACATCTCTACATTATCATCTCTTGAACTCTTGGCAGTATGCTGGCAATTTTTAATTACTGGTTTTGAGTGGAAATGGGCAAACTGTTCCTTCTAGTACAAAGCCCTTAATAAAGATTGATCTATGATGACTTGAACACTTGCATGAAGCACTTTAACCCaattgattataaaaaaaattagtaatgaCATGTTctggtttaaattaaaattttctttggaAGGCCTTTGTTTTAAACTTTTCAATAAAGGAGAGAAAACTTGTTTTAACCTTCAAAAATATGTGTTGTCTGTGATGTAGTTTCCTTCCATGGCATCTTTACAAGGTGCACTGCCGAATGTGTCAGCTGCTAACAGCTTATTGAGTACTTCAAGTCTTGGTGCCCAGTCTTCGGGTTTGATGGCACCTCAATCTCCGTCTTATGCATCTGCAGTGTCTCCACATTCTCCTTCTTTTGTATCGGACATGTCTCCTGGTAAATTCactctttttatctttctttcttatgaACATCCATTCTTTGTTGGCCCTAGTTTTGTTTATGTTCAATTTAATAATCTCAGGTGCATACATGGGGCTGCAAGTACATAATAATGTGCTACTATCCAGGTATCATGCTGGCATgagttttctgtgttttttttttttttttcaatttgaagggAAGTTCTGCTCAAATGGGACCATCTTGAACAATAATACTTCATCAAATGCCACCATTTTGGCTTCCTTTCATTTTACTTAAAGCAAATgttgtattatttttgtttgaaaactttcttttctttttttcttttttacttatttcttttttaaatctgGGCAGCGTGGGGATGGGGCATTAAGAGTTCAAAATTACACTGTGGAAAGAAAATTGTCCTTGTAGATTGTAGTTTGTTAAGTCCATTCAAAGCCTTATATAAGAAGGCCTTCTTTTTATCCAAAAGAGGGGTTATCCTTGGCAATAGGCTAGGGGTGGCAATTCGTGTTCATGTGTCAGGTTTGGGTCGCGTCAAGGTaagagtataagattatattgGTTGACCCTAAcctgatcaatttaattaaacgagtcaaacccCGCAACCCTAATTCTCTAACCTTGTATTGGGTTTGCGGATCATGTAAGAAATTGCCAGCCATTATGTTGTGTGTTGGGTTTGGATCGTGTCGAGACATGGATATAatactatataggttaactctaacctgacctatttaattaaacatgtcaaactCTTCAACTCTAACTCTCAAATTTCGTGTTGGGTTCCTATCGAGTTCgcgggttgtgtcaaaaattgccagcCTTAGTAATAGATTCTACCAACATCTCTACCAGCCCTTCAATCACAATATAATGCTTTATTACAAAGCTACACATATCTCTCTCTGATCCCTCGTCCAATAATGATATGATCTCcataattgaaaaagaaaaataattcagGGTTTTCTTTTGTGTCATTGTAGATCACAAGGAGTTGGTGGATTTGGCAGTGATGGAGCTATATTTGGATCCTTAAACACAACTCAACAGTCAACTGGAAGATACTCAGCTCCAAGCACCCCAAATCCTTTTTCTTCAATGGGAGGAAACCCTTTTGGATAAATCAAAGAGCAAAAAGTTCTTGCATCCCATtctgtcattttctttttgcccCCAAACATCTTCAGGAAGAAGGCTGATATATTATTGCCTGGTGAAGAGTATAAGAATATTACAAATGCTAAGAGAAGCGCATGGAGAAATTCATCCCAGACCAAGATTCTCTTCAAGATCATGGTAGTTTCAGATCAACTTATTTCATATTTCCTGCTTGCTTAAGGGCTTCCATCCTTCCCTGTG encodes the following:
- the LOC132190080 gene encoding probable ADP-ribosylation factor GTPase-activating protein AGD14, translated to MANRMKEDERIERIIRGLLRHPENRRCINCNSLGPQYVCTNFLTFVCTNCSGVHREFTHRVKSVSMAKFSAEEVSALQAGGNERARQIYFKDWDPQRHSYPDGSNLHRLRDFIKHVYVDRKYTGEKTNTVELPTLRLNDKESHSRKVSAYSGGSRSPHYEKRHERRHSERSSPVRRSVDGSVKYYYDERRSPRYAQENSRYGVPKRSSARFEVVDDRFRDHEHGSRRFSNTESKPGIRLPDSQKNMDRSHSPVVRTVRDILGDNITPLQVDELSKATDGPAHNQKIASCGDQGSTDRSPAEHKSRYSGSLIDFNPDSKPLDAESIPQTQQVPHSDNSGYWASFEHPAMEKVQAPSENTLESLLFELSVPSVVPASSNMSERPNNDALSPATGGNIPAGGFSLAASVQQMPTSASGSTTVSTSNNMALVPSDGDCTPIMQQMSPTFGTPSYQPWISSTLPNRQGPLSASAEQSSQALSKSDQGTSSGVGAEPLSVETKPSGRKELPADLFTASYSTGTAPVPGWQNGYPYGMGFNMQYYSNAMPVPTFPNSARSANPFDLNDERTQVQAPPFPSMASLQGALPNVSAANSLLSTSSLGAQSSGLMAPQSPSYASAVSPHSPSFVSDMSPGAYMGLQVHNNVLLSRSQGVGGFGSDGAIFGSLNTTQQSTGRYSAPSTPNPFSSMGGNPFG